One Brassica oleracea var. oleracea cultivar TO1000 chromosome C7, BOL, whole genome shotgun sequence genomic window carries:
- the LOC106305445 gene encoding defensin-like protein 182, translating into MQRTTSLVFLVNFLIIFTSVVNQSRAATCVKTEGPCENCDQKCLAKFGPSVNTQCGNSQCLCIYECPPSPPKVCNGGAGLCSQNCPEKCCDTNCATKFNGGHGSCATLGNINLCQCEYPC; encoded by the exons ATGCAGAGGACAACTTCTCTTGTATTCCTTGTTAACTTCCTAATCATATTTACCTCAG TTGTAAATCAGAGTAGAGCAGCAACATGCGTTAAGACTGAAGGCCCTTGTGAGAACTGTGACCAGAAATGCCTGGCCAAATTCGGACCATCAGTTAACACCCAATGTGGGAATTCGCAGTGCTTATGCATCTACGAGTGCCCACCTTCACCGCCTAAAGTATGCAACGGTGGGGCAGGTCTCTGTTCTCAGAATTGTCCTGAAAAATGCTGTGATACGAATTGTGCAACAAAGTTTAATGGTGGACATGGATCTTGTGCCACGCTTGGTAATATTAATTTGTGCCAATGCGAGTACCCTTGTTAG